From the genome of Pungitius pungitius chromosome 21, fPunPun2.1, whole genome shotgun sequence, one region includes:
- the gfra1b gene encoding GDNF family receptor alpha-1b, with the protein MILTTLVMLLSFPGSVVTLKGGPSSRPARLDCVKASEQCLKEYSCSTKYRTMRQCVAGRETNFSAVTGPEAQGECRSAIDAVKRSPLNHCRCRRGMKKEKNCLRIFWSIFQSLQGNDLLEYSPYEQVNSRLSDIFRLAPIIAVEPASTKENNCLNAAKACNLNDTCKKYRSAYINPCTSRVSTSEVCNKRKCHKALRQFFDKVPAKYSYGMLFCSCPPGDPTACAERRRQTIVPVCSYEDKDKPNCLSLQNTCKTNYICRSRLADFISSCQPEAHSISGCLRESYADCLLSYSGLIGTVMTPNYVRSLGLGLSPWCDCGSSGNSKADCERFAEYFTANRCLRNAIQAFGNGTDVGVWQPQPPIEPTAPEPGATRGGKDWAVGGPDALDDVTRLDLAEDALFHTCGTLQVRKLVSNETFDDAQCVNPHLDESSNANARSPASAPPSCHPATALLSLALALTPLLPRPGALRPL; encoded by the exons ATGATTTTAACCACTTTGGTCATGCTACTGTCCTTCCCGG GCTCGGTGGTCACCTTGAAGGGCGGCCCGTCCTCCCGGCCCGCGCGTCTCGACTGCGTAAAGGCCAGCGAGCAGTGTCTGAAGGAGTACAGCTGCAGCACCAAGTACCGGACGATGAGGCAGTGCGTGGCGGGCAGGGAGACCAACTTCAGCGCGGTCACCGGTCCGGAGGCGCAGGGCGAGTGCCGCAGCGCCATCGACGCCGTGAAGCGGAGCCCCCTCAACCACTGCAGGTGCAGGAGAGGcatgaagaaggagaagaactgTCTCCGGATCTTTTGGAGCatttttcaaagtttacagg GTAACGATTTGCTGGAGTACTCCCCGTACGAACAAGTCAACAGCCGGCTCTCGGACATCTTCCGCCTGGCGCCCATCATAGCCG TGGAGCCCGCCTCCACCAAGGAGAACAACTGCCTGAACGCCGCCAAGGCCTGCAACCTGAACGACACGTGCAAGAAGTACCGCTCGGCGTACATCAACCCGTGCACCAGCAGGGTGTCCACCTCCGAGGTGTGCAACAAGCGCAAATGCCACAAGGCCCTACGGCAGTTCTTTGACAAG GTTCCGGCTAAATACAGCTACGGGATGCTGTTCTGCTCGTGTCCGCCGGGGGATCCGACGGCGTGCGCGGAACGCCGGCGGCAAACCATCGTGCCCGTCTGCTCCTACGAGGACAAAGACAAGCCCAACTGCCTGTCCCTTCAGAACACGTGCAAGACCAACTACATCTGcag GTCGAGACTGGCAGACTTCATCAGCAGCTGCCAGCCGGAAGCTCACTCCATCTCCGGCTGCCTGAGAGAGAGCTACGCCGACTGCCTGCTCTCCTACTCGGGGCTCATCG GCACGGTGATGACGCCCAACTACGTGCGCTCGCTGGGCCTCGGCCTGTCGCCGTGGTGCGACTGCGGCAGCAGCGGGAACAGCAAGGCGGACTGCGAGAGGTTCGCCGAGTACTTCACCGCCAACCGATGCCTAC GAAATGCCATCCAGGCCTTTGGCAACGGTACCGACGTGGGAGTGTGGCAACCTCAGCCCCCGATCGAGCCGACGGCACCGGAGCCCGGCGCCACGCGGGGGGGCAAAGACTGGGCCGTCGGCGGACCGGACGCACTCGATGACGTCACCAGGCTGGATCTCGCCGAGGACGCGTTGTTTCACACCTGTGGGACCTTGCAG GTCCGAAAGCTGGTGTCAAACGAGACTTTTGATGACGCCCAATGTGTG aacCCCCACCTGGACGAGTCCAGCAACGCCAACGCCAGGAGCCCAgcgtccgcccccccctcctgccaccCCGCCACCGCGCTCCTCTCGCTCGCCCTCGCCCTGACGCCGCTGCTGCCGCGGCCCGGCGCCTTGCGGCCGCTGTAG